Below is a genomic region from Rana temporaria chromosome 3, aRanTem1.1, whole genome shotgun sequence.
TTGTTGTGCTGTTGTCCAGCTGTGggttgcggacccgatcgccgctggagtcccgcaatcggtccccggagctaaagaacggggagagcatgtgtaaacacggcttccccattcttcactgtggcggctgcatcgatgacgtcacacctacagccacacccccctacagttgtaaacacacaaggtcacacataacccccatCTGcgccccccctgtggttaactcccaaactgcaactgtcattttcacaataaacaatgcaatttaaatgcattttttgctgtgaaaatgacaatggtcccaaaaatgtgtcaaaattgtctgaagtgtctgccataatgtcgcagtcacgaaaaaaatcgctgatcgctgccataagcagtaaaaaaaatgcaataaaactatcctttattttgtaaacactataaattttgcgcaaaccaaccgataagcaCTTATTGCGgtgtgtttttgaaaaaaaaaggtagaatacgttatcggcctaaactgatgaaaatgttttatatatttttggggggatattatagtaaaaaatattgcgttttttttttcaattttttttttccactgctgtAAATCTAGCCAATCAAGAGCAGAGACCCCGTGGAGAGGGGGGTGACGTGTCCCTGCTGAGGGAATTACGGGGCTTGTGTAAGAAATGGGGGGGAGAGGTACTAGGGGGCCagtcactgcaaggtgttttttcaccttaatgcatgaaacacaagggtttacaacaggCTATGAGGCAGGAGACAGgcagtcgctgattgccgccattactaggtaAAAAAGTCCCCtggtttcattttaaaaatctggtcaccttagtctaaACCTATACccggcatcactaaatggcagaTTTCAATATAGAAAAATACTGCGCCAATCCCAAATGTGAGCAGCCAACACCACAAGACTAATTGTGAACAAATGTGCGAGTAAAGTGTAGCGCTAGAAATGTGCAAGATGAATCAACCTTACAAAACCTTGGGCAGGCTCagaatttttacactttttgtttttattactatCTCTCATAATGTACTCTTATCAACAATGATTATATGTAAAGGACCTCATGCGCTATGGAGGCCGCGAAAAGAAGTGGTGATATAAAGATACCAATATTATAAACAATCTAATGACGCAATGTGATCATGGTTTGAACATGAATGTGAAAACATAAATATTGTGTCATTGGTGACTCTGTTCAGTAACACAAACCAAGGTATGACCCTAGATATATGAACAAGCAAACACAGGGCTGATTCAAATTATGATGGAGACTGTTAGTCCATGAGGTTAAGGCCTCAGAGTAACATGAGAAAAACACACGGTTGCTGCAAATGTTTGCCAGTCTCTTGGATAGATGTGCTGAGCTGTGGTTAAACACACCTGGGAGTGCCTTCACCTTCAAGGGATGGGGGAGAGAAAAAGGTACTCTTGCCTAAAGTAGTGGACCCAACTCCTCATATGGCAGTGGCTCTGTCAGGCATGGAACCAGAGATATTGAATCGAGCTCCACAGATGAACCATTCAAACACCTCCTCTGGTGGTGAATCGATCTACACGTTTCATCTACAAAGACTTCATCCAGGGTAGATGAAACGCGTAGGCTTAATGCTCTTGTTTTAATTCAATACCTCTGACCTATACACATGTCAGTCACATCATCCAACAATGTGAATCCATCATCAGTAATGAAACTATGACCTTCCAACACGGCGATCCTCACTTGGTATCAGACTCTTGGAGATGTACAAAatcggagcactcagaatctggtgtagtCATgcatagtagggttgtcccgataccacttttttaggaccgagtacaagtaccgatactttttttcaagtagtcgccgataccgaataccgatactttttctaaatgtgtccccaaatgcagccatgtcccccacatatgcagccatgtccctcacatatgcagccatgtccctctagccatgtccctcacatatgcagccatgtccctcacatatgcagcaatgtccctcacatatgcagcaatgtccctctagccatgtccctcacatatgcagcaatgtccctctagccatgtccctcgatgcggcggcacgatGCGGCAGGAGCGGCGGTGGGGGGGTAGaaagggggggaagtattctatttaggtatcgggggtatttgcgcgagtacgagtactcccgcaaatactcggtatcggtcccgataccgatactggtatcggtatctggacaaccctaatgcatagtaaccaatcagcttccaggttctattttcaaagcttcattgaacaagctgaagttagaagctgattggcacaGCTGCGCCCGATTTTGCaaacttcagttttagtaaatcaaccccccttGTAGTcttctgtacagcagagctcagttaTAATATAGGGAACACTGCCTTACATACTCATAAACAGTgcactgtgtaaactgcagtgtgTGTTGTAGATGAGGGGTGAAAACAACCTACAACAGTAAGGCCGCtccaaaaccgatgagaatggaccgaggttcagtttcattggtccaaaccgactgtgtgtacggcccatcggtcttttgtccttcggaccaaaattttaaaacttgctgtgacggtattagaatgatatccccgtcaaagtcttcccttctccccataaaaaaaatcaccccaatattccacgaggagggatattcctggaatcacccaataagccacacatgggttaggctgggttcacactacggttttcccgtccgtcagccgcatacgatttatatgaaaaaacgtatgcggctgaaacggacgggaacgtatggaaccgcacacatgtgcgttttccattgacattaatgttaaaggaaaacgtatgcggttgccatactgttttaaaaacgaccgcaaaaccgtggttgaacacggttttgggtacgtttaaaaaacgttttgccagcaaatcgtacgcacccggatgcatctgagtgcatacgatttgcaatgcattctctatctatacgttttcccgtccgggcccgtacgttttcaatactgaaatcgtatgcggctgacggacgggaaaaccgtagtgtgaacccagccttacgcttactgctggaacaagacagcctTTAATtttataacacagagcttatatgtaatttccaaactgttacaatgacaaatctccgccccctcacactggggcttccatacagatcatgggcagacatttcggagccgattctgaaaacacattttctttagataatgatatcagtgaaggtaattaccacaatgaagcaatcagaataattaacatgagccccttctaatcacagtaaacagtaaccacagggcttcttcacacaacacactagaccatttaccctttgaactaggactggctgaggaaaggtcattaccatatcaacagcctgttagccgaggaatgagtcacacctgaaatcctctaacacacacagcataacgagcagggagaattaaactgaagcatccttcacacttgctttaaaatcgaaccaatggatggctgaccatcggtccaaaccgatggttagtacataaaagcatcggttcagaatcaattcgacgcatgcttggaagcactgaacttcgtttttttcagcacgtcgtgttttacgtcaccgcgttctgaaccgatcggattttgaaccgatggtgtgtacacacatcaggccacttcagcggtggaccgatgaaaacggtccgtcggaccattctcatcggatgaaccggtcgtgtgttgtTTTTATCTGCAACCCTTTAACCTCTTAGCACCAGcacctcctggccctttaagagTTTTATGACACTGGGAGGCGGGAGTGCGGCTTAATATCACGTGACCACTTTGATTGGCTGTcacggtggtcacatgatcaaaaTACTTCCAATCACAAGCTTTCGGGTTAGACGGCGGTAACTGTTCCGGGAGCGTGCGTGCTCTCAGCACAGGTGTAGTGGCAGCAATtgacgcaaatatgcggcccccTCGGCTCTAAGGACCAGGTGCCAAGAGGCCGCATGTTTGCATATAGGTTAAGAAAAAGCAGGCACTGCTGAGATTCGAACTCAGGATCTCCTGTTTACTAGACAGGCGCTTTAACCATCTAAGCCACAGCGCCCTACACAGTGCAGGTGATTGAATCCTTGCTTTTCTGTCTAAgtaatctttttttataaatctctttattattttttctcatatACAACATACAAGTATACATTTCACATTTCATATTCCGTTAAAATCACATAAATAGCCACATTCCCTTACATACTTCACATTTGTGTCTTCTTCCGTTTACCTCCTTTTTATCCTTTTCTTCCATTGGTGTAGTTCCATCCCAATTCCCTATCCCCATACCCTGAGGCTGTTGTCACGTTTTCTATCCAATTTGCCCATATTTTCTTATATTTCTCCCCATTTCCTCTATTATAATATGTCTCTTTATACAATGGCAAATTACTATTTATCAAGTTCTTCCATTGCGCCACCGAGGGGGCTTCCACTTTCTTCCAATTTAACACTATTGCCTTTCTTGCGTAGAAGAGCAACAGACCCACCTGTATTCTTCTTTCTATAGGGGCCCTAATTTCCTCTATTAAACCTAACCGGCAGATCTCTGCTCTAGGTCGAGTTGAACTAATGTCACTTCATCAATTATTTTCTAAACCTCTCTCCAAAACCACCTTATCTTTGGGCAGGTCcagaatatatgtataaaatttCCCGGAATACCTGCATATCTCCAACAGTTTTGAGAATTTGATGGAAATATTTTAAACAACTTATATGGTGTATATTAGATCatatgtgttattttaaattggaTTAATTTTTTTCGAAGTGAGACTAGGACCTGAAAAGGGAATTTATATATCTCCCCCCACTTTTCTGATGACACTTTTTGGACATCTCTCAACCAACatcaaagtggaggttcaccctataaaaaaaaatgtctttattttgtcttatcttttttttattactagtaatgatggcgatcagtgacttttagcgggactgcaatattgcagtggACAAAGCGGATACATATTTGAAACttttgacccttttttggaaccagtgacattattacagtaatcagtgctaaaaaatatatacactgcccctatacaaaataggggatagatttatgacattattatttgttttactagtaatggcagcgatttgtgatttttatcgggactgtgacattttggcggacatatcggacacttttgacccatttttgggaccattggcatttatacagcgatcagtgctataaaaatgcactgattactgtgtaaatgcagGGCCGATCTGccatataggctcactatgcaagccgcttagggccccgcaaagctgtggagggcccccccaaattactagaggccccgcctggtgagaagtcattttcggcccctcaccccgcttttcaacttgctggctgcatgggagaagaggtgagaagtcagcaccccctgcttctcactttaatgtaagatgttatttccaacagcagaacacctcttccccccttttcccaactttaatctttaatgtgacatgtcactgtcggcatgcctcccccccctcccccccagacatTTTGCTTGGTATGAACACATgaactctcttctctcccctgagagacctgggatttgtgtgtttacacacacagatcctggttcttgctctgtcacgagtaggggtgcaacggatcaaagaacgatcctcggatcaggagtcatggatcggatcattttcggatcagcaaaaataaTGATTTATGAAAAAAGTcggattcaagtctgggctctcgCTGGGCCAATGTCCGCAAGGACAACCGCGACCTCACTGCCACATCTCAGTTCATGTGAGCATTCCATATTACAGTCAAAGTAAGTACTAGGTAAGGGGCGGGCCAGGCAGTAACAGGAGAGCCagcaccaatcagtgagcagagacgggacatcccatccaaccaatcacagccgatctgtgattggttggggtggagcaagatggctgccgctccggagctaggccgaagccggggacttccCTACGGctgaggctccggagcgctccgctgatcgcgtggtgtgccgatccgaacggggtgacccatTCAGATCACGGAtcagtgacgatccgttgcacccctagtcacgAGTGATCGCTGGTGCATCGGCTCTGGTCACATGCTGCAGGCGAAAAAGGCGGAGCAACGTAAGGTAACGTTGtttcgcccagccgtgccattctgctgcagtaaaactgcggcggctggttggcaagtggttaaaccacagaTAATCAACCCAATACCGAATGTATTTCCATACTGTATGTTACTTTAGAAGCAAATTCCATTGTTGTCACTTTGCAATGGCTTACATAatcaaatttttcatttaaatcaatAACATTCTATCCGCATAGCTCAAATAGGGAATCAATATAGACTCAGTAGAACAGATATGTTACTGAAtcctccaatttaaaaaaaaaaaaaaaaaaaaattttaattaaattaaaattaaagtaTTGGTAGTGCACTCCCAATATAAATGGGACAAAGTgttgaatatataaataaacagttGCGCTAATTGTTGCAATCTATATTcaaatcaaaaatatataaacagtgCCATCAACATGATTTAATTTCTTTAAAGTGTGCAGTGAAAAATCAAAGCATGAAAACCATAATCCTTAAACCTTTATTTCAATGTGTGATTTTATCTGTGTggttttggataaaaaaaaaaatagaccctCTATTATTAAATCTTTGAGCGAAATCACGAATTTCTGATCCTACAAGCAGTCCTTTCAATGGGGTTTTCCACAGTTGTAAACCATTACAGACCACTTAATGCCAAAgataaacctataataaggcttacctgtagccacCCAGGAtacctcctaaacctgtacagtttaggagatatcccctgtcccctgtatgtcccgATGTCaacagcacatgcgcactggggcaaactgaagcaatgacacgttgcttcagtccgtgtgctgttaccggcggctcccacgCACATGCGCCGGAGTGACGGCCtttgcggctctggccaatcacagtgccagagcACGCAATACCAAGAAGTCACTCCAGGAGAGTTGTTGCTGCCGAAGGGGGGACAAGGacagctgcgggggctttgatgtaAGGTAAGTGCTATGCATActtgctcattatgcctttgtcttccaggtttttttttttcgcagggtttacaaccactttaaacacagACACAAAACCTTTGCTTTGATAGTCTCACATGGTAGAGACAACAGGGGGAGCTGGAGCTCTTTGGATTTCACGGTTCCTCTGCTCCTTGGCTTGTAAAGAACAAGTTGATAACCGTGTAATAATGctgtacaccaggggtctccaaatattCTAaaaaaagggccggtttattctccttcagactcttggagggccggactttggccagcgggagtgaaaattttcctggcatcagtgagagtaaacatctggtattagggggaggaatagtgccccattgctggtatcatagggagaaatggtgctccattgtcggtgtcagatggcagaatagtgtctcgtatcattgggagggaaagtgccccaagggctggataaaggcaagaaaagggccacattccgccctcgggccacagtttggagaccactgctgtacACTCTTCCAGCTCGTTGGACAAGAAAAGACAACTTAACATGGATTGACATGAATTTAGCCCTCTTGGCAAGTCTTGTTCTTTTGAAACTGCTTCACAAAGTTGGTGAAGACCTCCAGCCCCTCCACCAGTCCTTCCCCATTGGTTGCACAGCAACCCTGGATGTGCCACTGATGTCCTTTTATCTTTGCCAGTCCCAACTGTTCCGCCAGCTCCATAGGTTTCATGGCACCTGGGAGATCTTGCTTATTGGCCATGAACAGAAAGGGCACACCTCTCATTTTATCATCCTCCAGCATAGCACTGAGTTCTGTCCTGGCTTCATCAAACCTCTCTGTATCGGCACTGTCCACCACAAAAATCAACCCATCTGTATTGGGATAGTAGTGTCTCCACAGGGCTCGAATTTTTCCTTGACCAGCTACATCCCAGACAGTAAAGGTCACATTACGGATGGGCTCCACAGTCTCAACGTGGAACCCGATGGTTGGGATTGTACATACTGTCTCATTCAATTTCAGCCTGTAGAGGATGGTAGTCTTTCCAGCAGCGTCCAGACCCAACATCAAGATCCGAGCCTTGGTGCCAGAGAAGCTCATAAGAGCTTGGTAAAGGCTGCTGAGGAGGGCACCCATATTTGCAGATGTAGACCTTATCTATTTCTTCTGAAATCTGTCTGCTCTGATGTCTGTAGCTCTGCATATTCCTAGTAAGCTCCATTACCGTATATATACACAAGATCTCTTCCCTGGCCAAACCCAAGAAAGGAATTTCCTGGTTGCTCTCTAGTTCCGTACTATGTTGGAAGATTCCTCTATAACCCACTGTGACAGTGTCGAAGCTGACAGCagcacaggaagtgatgttgtTAGCACAGCATTCAAAACAGAAACAACTTTATTGTAAAGAAGCCCTTTAATTGATAGAGACGTCAACCATTGAAGCCATATTTGCAGATGTAGATTAACTGTCCCTTCTGAAATCTCAATGCTCTGATGTCTGTAGCTTTGCATACTCCTAGTAAGCTAGTAAGCTCcattgccatatatatatatattagggctttgCAAATGAACTTTTAATTaattgattaatctttaatttttttgatcgatcaaaatctttttaatcgattaaaattcttttaaatggtactcacctctccgccggcttatgggccttcagggagttccgtcggagatccagtaacgtcacggacactttgcttgccatgtccatctgaagggctcctttgctgtgccttcacaTCTCACTATggaagttgtgatagttcccttcatgggacatctacatgccgacggactgatgttaacctctcctcatctggattcagcagtggtatcgttgtacacatttttataccagtatcatacctagctacatgtttttatgactgcttttggtaccgtttggtaagAGCATGAAACAACATCGTAATTGTTTGCAAAGAGTAATTGTTTGCAAGTACGATATATATTAATTtaggtaaaacttttttattgtattatgaataaaaataatttcAGGAGTTTATCAGATGTGTCATTCAaccattttgtatttattttttgaaaggtAAAAGGTTAGAATTGTTTTCAgattataaatgcttttttttgttcacctgcctcttgagtattgaccacaagttctcaatgggattaaggtctggggagtttcctggccatggacccaaaagtTCCATGTTTGGTTACCCAGgccacttagttatcaccttTTCCTTATAGCAAGGTGATCCataatgctggaaaaggcattgttcctcaccaaactgttcttggaccgttgggagaagttgctctcggaggatgtttttataccattctttattcatggcagtGTTTTTAGGCAGAATTGTGAGTGCGActctcccttggctgagaagcaaccccctcacatgaatggtctcaggatgctttacttttGACATGACACAGGATTGATGGTAGTGCTCATTTTTTCTTCTCTGGACAAGGTATTTTcctggatgccccaaacaatcggaaaaggGGATTCACTggagaaaatgactttacccccagggctgtcttaatgagagggcacacatgggcactgcccaggggccccagctgcactttccccaaagcagctggtccttcagcccacgctgccccgaaattgggggccccatgatggcactgagagtgatggatacacaggggaggcaggctggcagcgatGTACCTTGCTGTGCAGaatgatacctattatttcacagccagcagggaggggcagggccatAGCGCCAGTAATGCTCTGACACCACCCCATGCAAGTGGCTACTTTGCTGCCCATCTTGACACCatgccatcctccaaaagtcttcacctcactgtgcgtgcagatgtacTCACGCCTGCCTGCGGCCATTccagcaagctctgcactggtggtgccccgatcctgCAGCTGAATCCACTGTTGGAGACGGTCTTGGCTCTTGCTGGATTTTTTTGGGGTGCCCTGAAGCTTTCTTCACAACAATTGAACTCCTCTCCTTGAAGTTCTTGATGATCCAATAAATGGTTGATCCAAAAAGCATGGGAATCGGACTCAACACATTttagactctatgggccagattcagaaagatcagcggatctttctgctggcgtaacgtatttcatttacgttacgccgccgcaagtttttcaggcaagtgctttattcacaaaacacttgcctgtaaagttgcggcggcgtagcgtaaatcacccggcggaattcaaatttagcgggtagggggcgtgtatcatttaaattaagcgcgtctccgcaccgaacgaactgcgcatgcgctggccgagactgaatcccagtgcacatgctccaattgacgtcggcaaatcatcatgctttcgacgtgaacgtaaattacgtccagccccattcgcgaacgacttacgcaaacgacgtaaaaaattcaaattttgtcgcgggaacgacggccatacttaacattggctgcgcctcatagacccaggggtaactataagccggaaaaagcctaacgtaaacgacgtaaaaaaatgcgccgggctggcctacgtttgtgaattggcgtatctacctaatttgcatattctatgctgaaatcaacggaagcgccacctagcggccagcgtaaatatgcagcctaagatacgacggtgtaagacacttacacctgtcggttcttagggatatctatgcataactgattctatgaatcaggcgcatagatacgaccgagcgtactcagagatacaacggcgtatcaggagatatgccgtcgtatctctttctgaatctggccccatgatgATAACTACTAGTTTAGTTTGACTCACCCATCAAGTGCTAACCACATTTATGGCCGAAGTGTCAGCCATCCAAAGTTTGCACTCCAAAGTTGGCGCAACTTAggagcagggctggtgcaaggattttagaCATCCTAGGTGAAACCTCTTTTTGCCGCACCCCCCCTGACTCCAACCCCTTTGCCCTGcctatgtataccccacctttttaatgaaacgcccatcaaatgcagcctcaccagcgcccatcaaatgcagcttcacctgcgcccatcaaatgcagcctgcaagcgccaatcaatgcagcctcaccagtgcccatcaatgcagcctcacgagCAACCataaaatgtagcctcaccagcgcccatgaatgcagcctcaccagtgcccatcaaatgcagcctcaccagtgcccatcaaatgcagcctcaccagcccccatcaaatgcagcctcaccagcgcccatcaaatgcagcctcaccagctcaaatgcagcctcaccagcccccatcaaatgcagcctcaccagcgcccatcaatgcagcctactagtgcccatcaatgaatgtttgcttgcttccattcattcaggagttgggacacagacacagtcttccgccgccactgtgcctctgacactatgtgcgaacggagcAGCGGTTGCCTAccgatgctgagacttagttgcatgTTGCAGACAGAAGAGAgtgggaacaccagtggccggacgtccctaggcagcagtgcgccctaggcggctaccTAGTTTGCCCtgtggtagcactggccctgcttaggagtcgtacaagtgtgaatggagcctaaatcaactccccttgctgtcttctgtacagcagagctcagtaaTAATGTAGGAAACACTGCCATACATACTCATAAACAGTgcactgtgtaaactgcagtgtaTGTTGTGGATGAGGGGTGAAAACAACCTACAACAGTAACAGGTAAATTATTGGATATTGTTCACAGCAgcacacagtttgtttttatctattgACATTTTATAACCACAAAGCCCATTTTTCTGTAGTGGAATTACTCTTTAAGAAAAGGCAGGCACTGCTGAGATTCGAACTCAGGATCTCCTGTTTACTAGACAGGCGCTTTAACCATCTAAGCCACAGCGCCCCATGCTGGTAGGTTAGCATTGCCTTTCTTTGCCTAAGTAATCTAGTAaatctctctatttttttttttttatgtgtgtatacatattttgtaaaaaaatatctgTGATCATATATCGAAATATATAACATTTCTGTATTGGGTTCagatactttaaccacttttgCTCTAACCACGATGCTTAGAAGGCCGCAAAATATAAAATTGCAGGTTTAGGTTAACCTCTTCCAACCCAGCCTCAGCATCCctttaacaacttaaggaccAGATGGATTTgcacccttaatgaccaggccaacttaactggcctgcacagagtcctgacctcaacccgatagaatacctttgggatgaattagagtggagactgcgagccagaccttcttatccaacatcagtgcctgacctcacaaatgctcttctggaagaatggtcaaacattcccatagacaccctcctaaaccttgtagacagtttTCCcaaaagagttaaagctgttatagctgcaaagggtgggccaactcaatattgaaccctacggactaagacgccattaaagttcatgtgcctgtataggcaggtgtcccaatacttttggtaatatagtatacattagacatgtgcagactggaatatttagtttctttttttcttttttgtttgcaaaataaatttatttagttactcccgaaaatcgttttgatttatttcgtttttcgttgggggatagctttcgtccgaaaatccaataatacttggtttctgtcgaatggtcaaaagaatattcgccggaacgtcgaatcttttttggtttctgtcgaatggtcaaaagaatattcgacaggacgtcgaatctttacgtcgaatcgtacatttccgttcgaatattccgcctacaagaattctaatgttgtatgactagtaataatgtcgaatcttttctctataatgtcgaacctattttctcataaatcgaaatctattctctgtaatgtcgaatctattatttttatagtgtcgaatcttttctctatgatgtcgaatcttttccctataatgtcgaatctctctatatcaaatttttaccgcaacgaaaacgaaaataaagcattttttatgtcggatctttcggttttcgtttcttgcactttcgttatcgtttgttaaaacgataacgaaaaaaacagattttcggacgaaaatgcattctaacgaaaacgaatgcacatgtctagtatacaTCATATGTGTTCACAATGTCTCTTCTATGGTGAAATAAGACATTACACAATGGACATGTTTGCTTTCCAATGCTTTACAGACCCCAACATGAATTAAACACACAACTAGGTGACCTTGAGTCAGATGTGCTACCACACGATCACTGATAAAGCATGGTAATAGCGCCAAATAACTGAAGTTTTTCTATAACATGATTCCTGGCAGAGGAGTCATCATCAGCTGAAAAGATTATGGAAAAGTTGttaccaaatacttaccataatcTTTCATTGCTATTCTACAAGACAGCCTACATTTAGGTAGTCCCCA
It encodes:
- the LOC120930948 gene encoding ADP-ribosylation factor 1-like, which gives rise to MGALLSSLYQALMSFSGTKARILMLGLDAAGKTTILYRLKLNETVCTIPTIGFHVETVEPIRNVTFTVWDVAGQGKIRALWRHYYPNTDGLIFVVDSADTERFDEARTELSAMLEDDKMRGVPFLFMANKQDLPGAMKPMELAEQLGLAKIKGHQWHIQGCCATNGEGLVEGLEVFTNFVKQFQKNKTCQEG